In one Candidatus Methylarchaceae archaeon HK02M2 genomic region, the following are encoded:
- a CDS encoding ABC transporter permease subunit: MSKRIIFSITIILSFLLLTPTKGEILPQNLFSLLFLMGSSLFRMFIAFLISLVFALTYGIISARIARAEKILIPLLDILQSVPILGFFPAAVFFFIALFNGSWIGVEFAAIFLIFTSMAWNLAFAVYESILSIPRDLEDVSKSLDIKGWTKIRRVYIPVTVHKLVYNGIMSWANGWYFIVAAEIISLGSETYALPGIGSFLANSAYIGDFGNAFLGLATLIATILIIDIFVWRPLESYASRFKYDYIVTFEPLSDATFPLSRLIDFLIRFPRPLFSKLSNKLVTIFSNIFSIIGNSLTKIASKFSENVLFVKVFSYAAITVVCSALAYESILLILDQGPFFIRSIQLLFTEKESLYIVSSIPLAVLLSVARLSIAYLFAVSWTIPVAVKISKSPRLFKSLMPIFQTFAAIPATALFPFIVVLMIGLPGGQEFASILLILTGMQWYLLFNLVGGVKSIPGDIEEVAKTLDVRGKTYWRKLLLPSIYPSFVTGSITSWGGGWNALIVSEYIVFGGQIYSVLGIGALLDKAAYGLGNVALILLCVLAMIITIFVINRLIWKRLYGIVNGRY, from the coding sequence ATGAGCAAGCGAATTATTTTTTCAATTACCATCATTCTCTCATTCTTACTGCTTACTCCAACTAAAGGAGAGATCTTACCACAGAACCTCTTTTCGCTCCTGTTTTTGATGGGTAGCTCTTTATTTAGGATGTTCATAGCCTTTCTAATATCTTTAGTCTTTGCCTTAACTTATGGTATAATTTCTGCACGAATTGCCAGAGCCGAAAAGATTTTGATACCCTTACTAGATATTCTACAGTCAGTCCCCATTCTTGGTTTCTTTCCTGCAGCAGTCTTCTTCTTTATAGCCCTTTTTAATGGTAGTTGGATTGGGGTTGAATTTGCGGCAATTTTTCTAATCTTCACTAGCATGGCTTGGAATCTTGCTTTCGCTGTCTATGAATCTATCTTGTCCATACCAAGGGATCTTGAGGATGTTTCTAAGTCTTTGGATATCAAAGGTTGGACGAAAATTAGGAGGGTGTATATCCCAGTTACTGTGCATAAGCTAGTGTATAATGGAATAATGTCTTGGGCAAATGGATGGTATTTTATCGTTGCAGCTGAAATAATCTCTCTTGGATCCGAGACATATGCTCTACCAGGAATAGGCAGTTTCCTCGCTAATTCGGCATATATCGGTGATTTTGGTAATGCTTTTCTTGGACTCGCTACTCTTATTGCAACGATTTTAATTATAGATATTTTTGTATGGAGGCCTTTAGAGTCTTATGCAAGTCGGTTCAAATACGACTATATCGTTACCTTTGAGCCGTTAAGTGATGCTACTTTTCCACTTTCACGTCTGATCGATTTTCTAATTCGATTTCCGAGACCTCTTTTTTCTAAATTATCAAATAAGCTAGTAACAATATTTTCAAATATTTTCTCCATAATTGGAAATTCCCTTACAAAAATCGCTAGTAAGTTTAGTGAAAATGTTTTGTTTGTAAAAGTATTTTCATATGCGGCAATCACAGTTGTTTGTTCTGCTCTTGCATATGAATCAATCTTGTTAATCTTGGACCAAGGACCTTTTTTCATCAGGTCTATTCAGCTACTTTTTACAGAAAAAGAATCGCTCTATATTGTCTCTTCAATTCCATTAGCCGTTTTGTTGTCGGTAGCACGTCTCTCTATAGCCTATTTATTTGCTGTAAGTTGGACTATTCCTGTCGCTGTAAAGATTTCTAAGAGCCCAAGACTGTTTAAGTCTCTCATGCCAATTTTTCAGACCTTTGCTGCAATTCCTGCTACAGCATTGTTCCCATTTATAGTAGTTTTAATGATCGGTTTACCAGGTGGACAAGAATTTGCCTCCATCTTGCTCATACTTACTGGGATGCAGTGGTATCTACTTTTCAATCTTGTGGGAGGGGTAAAGTCAATTCCAGGGGATATTGAAGAGGTTGCAAAGACCCTTGACGTAAGAGGTAAGACTTATTGGCGGAAACTTCTTTTGCCTTCTATTTATCCTTCCTTTGTTACAGGAAGTATAACTAGTTGGGGTGGAGGTTGGAACGCCCTTATAGTATCAGAATATATTGTATTTGGGGGACAGATATACTCTGTTTTAGGAATAGGTGCATTGCTCGATAAAGCTGCCTATGGATTGGGCAATGTAGCCTTAATTTTATTGTGTGTATTAGCAATGATCATTACCATTTTTGTGATTAATAGGCTTATTTGGAAAAGATTATACGGCATAGTTAATGGGAGGTATTAA
- a CDS encoding ABC transporter ATP-binding protein, with amino-acid sequence MSIKKKLTTPILDIRNVSKDLVHHRKKIPILRDVSFSIHEYEFISVVGPSGCGKSTLLRIIMGLEPPTEGEVMYKGEKVRKVNQRMSMVFQSFALFPWLNVLENVELGLEAQGIPKELRMKRSLKIIQEVGLEDFEDAYPRELSRGMKQRVGFARALVIDPEILLMDEPFAALDPLTAEGLREEIIRLWSDKFTSPEIVIMVTHNVEEAIYLSDRVIVLSQRPGTVILEFNIDMPRPRDKRSQSIYNITDKITSLIA; translated from the coding sequence TTGAGCATCAAAAAGAAATTGACCACCCCAATTCTTGATATCAGGAATGTGAGTAAAGATTTGGTTCATCACAGAAAAAAAATTCCGATTTTAAGGGATGTAAGCTTTTCAATTCATGAATATGAATTTATATCCGTTGTGGGGCCATCAGGGTGTGGCAAGTCTACTCTTCTTAGAATAATTATGGGTTTAGAACCTCCAACAGAGGGTGAGGTGATGTATAAGGGAGAGAAAGTTCGAAAGGTAAATCAACGCATGTCGATGGTCTTCCAATCTTTTGCCCTTTTCCCTTGGTTAAATGTTCTTGAGAACGTTGAACTCGGTTTAGAAGCTCAGGGAATCCCTAAAGAACTAAGAATGAAGAGGTCTTTGAAGATAATCCAAGAGGTAGGGCTGGAGGACTTTGAGGATGCCTACCCAAGGGAATTATCTAGAGGCATGAAGCAAAGGGTAGGTTTTGCAAGAGCTTTAGTAATTGACCCAGAGATTTTGCTGATGGATGAGCCCTTCGCAGCCCTTGACCCACTTACAGCTGAAGGTCTTCGAGAAGAAATTATTAGGTTATGGAGCGACAAATTCACTTCGCCAGAAATTGTAATAATGGTTACACATAATGTTGAAGAAGCGATATATCTATCCGATCGAGTCATAGTGTTGAGCCAAAGACCAGGAACTGTGATTTTAGAATTTAATATCGATATGCCAAGACCACGAGATAAGCGAAGTCAATCAATATACAATATAACTGACAAGATAACATCTCTTATCGCATAG
- a CDS encoding AAA-associated domain-containing protein: MSIPRVHYSHVIGLLEVIEDFGGRVDIAKIADDLYLELDDVLPAVDAAELLGFLIVESGDIELTEEGSNFLSEGIRGRKKQLGERLFKLDSFKELIEFISKKDEKKITREELLNFIIERFYDVDSDKIFKWIIEWGRHGLLLKYDSKEDEVKLA; this comes from the coding sequence ATGTCTATTCCGAGAGTTCACTATAGTCATGTTATAGGACTTCTCGAAGTTATAGAGGATTTTGGTGGTAGAGTAGATATTGCCAAGATTGCCGACGACTTATATTTAGAGTTAGATGATGTCCTACCCGCTGTGGATGCCGCTGAACTCCTGGGGTTCCTAATAGTAGAATCAGGAGATATTGAACTCACTGAAGAGGGCTCAAATTTCTTGAGTGAAGGAATCAGAGGCAGAAAAAAGCAATTAGGCGAGAGGCTTTTTAAGCTAGACTCCTTTAAGGAGTTGATAGAATTCATAAGTAAAAAAGATGAGAAGAAGATTACAAGGGAAGAACTTCTGAATTTTATAATCGAGAGATTTTATGACGTTGATAGTGATAAAATATTCAAATGGATTATTGAGTGGGGGCGTCATGGACTCCTATTGAAATATGATAGTAAAGAAGATGAGGTAAAGCTTGCTTAA
- the trxB gene encoding thioredoxin-disulfide reductase, translated as MINLVIIGSGPAGLTAAIYAGRHYLKPLVIAGQQPGGQLMLTTKIENYPGFPEGIQGPELMNRIRKQAERFGAEFIDDDVTSVNFTSHPFEVEVNGKVYKAKSVIIATGSSAKWLGLDSEQRLKGRGVSTCAVCDGFFFKNKDVVVIGGGNRAIYEALDLTKFVKKVDVIYWQNRLRANKTLQNKAYNNKKINFKLNSVVEDILGKNVVEGIVIRDIETLERTKLDCQGVFIAIGYKPNTDIFKGQIELDNNGYIITKNYSETSIKGVFAAGNVCNPNMQAIIAAGMGCQAAINVNKYIESLE; from the coding sequence ATGATAAATCTCGTTATAATTGGTTCAGGACCTGCAGGCTTGACGGCTGCAATTTATGCCGGTAGGCATTACCTTAAGCCCCTTGTAATTGCAGGACAGCAACCCGGTGGCCAGTTGATGCTGACTACTAAAATAGAGAACTATCCTGGCTTTCCTGAAGGAATACAAGGTCCTGAGTTAATGAATAGGATTAGAAAGCAGGCTGAGCGTTTCGGTGCAGAATTCATAGACGATGATGTTACATCTGTCAACTTTACTTCCCATCCGTTTGAGGTGGAGGTTAACGGTAAGGTGTATAAGGCTAAGTCTGTGATAATAGCAACAGGATCATCAGCAAAATGGTTAGGTTTGGACTCTGAGCAGAGACTTAAAGGAAGGGGCGTATCTACATGTGCTGTTTGTGATGGTTTCTTCTTCAAGAACAAAGATGTAGTAGTCATAGGTGGCGGAAATAGAGCTATATATGAGGCATTGGACCTCACAAAATTTGTAAAAAAAGTAGATGTCATATATTGGCAAAATAGACTTAGGGCCAATAAGACTCTACAAAATAAGGCTTATAACAATAAAAAGATCAATTTCAAGTTAAATAGCGTTGTCGAGGATATATTGGGTAAGAATGTAGTCGAAGGAATAGTAATTAGAGATATCGAGACATTGGAAAGGACTAAACTAGATTGTCAAGGAGTTTTCATAGCTATTGGGTATAAACCAAATACAGACATCTTTAAGGGACAGATTGAACTGGATAATAATGGTTATATAATTACGAAAAATTATTCCGAAACTAGTATCAAAGGAGTATTTGCAGCCGGAAATGTTTGTAATCCAAATATGCAGGCTATCATAGCAGCAGGTATGGGTTGTCAAGCAGCCATAAATGTAAACAAATATATAGAGTCTTTAGAATAA
- the cdhC gene encoding CO dehydrogenase/CO-methylating acetyl-CoA synthase complex subunit beta has protein sequence MSKSSDVEERSESTGFVKPEFPVDVGEIYEGERVRRPDMYLEFGGMKVKTKWELALSKPSDQIEDRKVTVEGPDIEDLKPGGSYPIGILLEVAGEKVEKDLEGVLERKIHYFLNYIEGVMHLNQRYDIWIRINKKSYQKGLNSLIQIGKILAWLFKSSFPVIEKIQVTFYTDQAKIEELFPIAMDVWDARDTRARTLKDEDVDEFYACVMCQSFAPSHVCVITPNRIASCGSISWFDARAAYNVDPKGPNFPIPKGECLDPVKGIYEGVNEVAEMKSLGGIESVSLYSMFDHPHTSCGCFEAIAFYIPEVDGVGIIHRDFRAPSVNGITFSTMAGHTGGGTQNPGFNGISIEYLRSPKFLQADGGWERVVWMPSQIKERLKDAVPENLRDKIATEAESKTIEELKDFLKSKNHPVVNRWKVAEEEPKEEVLEVSPVPSPTTIEMPAQGGFRIILKNARIVAEKVIVKREKK, from the coding sequence ATGAGCAAATCATCCGATGTAGAAGAAAGATCTGAGTCAACAGGGTTCGTGAAGCCAGAGTTTCCCGTAGATGTTGGGGAGATTTATGAAGGGGAAAGAGTCCGTAGACCTGATATGTATCTCGAATTCGGTGGTATGAAAGTCAAGACAAAATGGGAGTTGGCCTTATCAAAACCTTCAGACCAGATAGAAGATCGGAAAGTTACAGTTGAAGGACCAGACATAGAAGATCTGAAACCTGGAGGTAGCTATCCTATTGGGATATTGTTGGAGGTTGCGGGTGAGAAGGTTGAGAAAGATTTAGAGGGAGTCTTAGAGAGAAAGATCCATTATTTTTTAAACTATATAGAAGGTGTAATGCATCTCAATCAAAGATATGATATTTGGATAAGGATAAACAAGAAATCGTATCAGAAAGGTTTGAATTCTTTAATCCAAATTGGAAAGATCCTTGCATGGCTCTTCAAATCTAGTTTTCCAGTGATAGAGAAAATTCAAGTGACATTCTACACAGACCAAGCTAAGATCGAAGAACTCTTTCCAATTGCTATGGATGTTTGGGATGCTAGAGATACCAGAGCGAGAACTTTAAAGGATGAAGATGTTGATGAATTTTATGCATGTGTGATGTGCCAATCTTTTGCTCCCAGTCACGTATGTGTCATTACCCCAAACAGAATAGCTTCATGCGGGTCCATAAGTTGGTTCGATGCTAGAGCTGCGTATAATGTCGATCCTAAGGGTCCGAATTTCCCGATACCTAAAGGCGAATGTTTAGACCCTGTAAAGGGTATCTACGAAGGCGTCAATGAAGTCGCTGAAATGAAGTCTTTAGGTGGTATAGAATCGGTTTCGCTCTATAGTATGTTTGATCACCCTCACACTTCTTGTGGTTGCTTTGAAGCGATTGCATTCTACATTCCAGAAGTTGATGGTGTAGGAATCATCCATCGTGACTTTAGAGCGCCCAGCGTTAACGGCATAACTTTCTCCACTATGGCAGGTCACACAGGCGGTGGAACTCAAAATCCGGGTTTTAATGGTATATCAATAGAGTACTTACGGTCTCCAAAATTCCTTCAAGCTGATGGAGGATGGGAGAGAGTTGTATGGATGCCTTCACAAATCAAAGAAAGATTAAAGGATGCTGTACCAGAGAATTTACGTGATAAAATTGCTACAGAAGCTGAGAGTAAAACAATAGAGGAGCTTAAAGATTTTCTAAAGAGTAAGAACCATCCTGTAGTGAATAGATGGAAAGTCGCTGAAGAAGAGCCTAAAGAAGAGGTTCTTGAAGTTTCACCTGTTCCATCACCTACGACTATTGAAATGCCAGCTCAAGGTGGGTTCAGAATAATCTTAAAAAATGCGAGGATAGTAGCTGAAAAAGTTATCGTCAAACGTGAGAAGAAGTAA
- the cdhD gene encoding CO dehydrogenase/acetyl-CoA synthase subunit delta: MEEKETKILAKNLIELVEKFGDIEIENVEIRADELTLILQPITSSLEQAPHLVSRVIEKEIETLLVAEFSPPIEVYPGEIAEVQIGATKSDGGSRRKVVKIGGAKSMPFYSFEATDQNKPVLAVDVFDMPIKLAKSVKQHFKDVMEDPAEWAKKYVEDFDAEIVSLNLISTDPLIKDTSVKDAAKTVEQVLQAVDVPLIIGGSGNKAKDPLVLEAAAEVSSGERCILNSANADNDYKKIVKAAKQYGHSVIAFTPMDINNQKKLNRYLLDEGLPKEQIIMDPTTAALGYGLDYTLSLMERIKLAGLLGDSDLQMPIVAPTSNAWGAREAWMKSEEWGPRELRGPLWETITTITVMMSGGDLFMSSHPATLRVVKKMMQNLYGEVESEQRTQDWISEIQG; encoded by the coding sequence ATGGAAGAGAAGGAGACAAAGATTTTAGCGAAAAATCTAATCGAGCTAGTGGAAAAGTTCGGTGATATAGAGATCGAGAATGTCGAAATTAGAGCTGATGAGCTGACGCTCATTCTCCAGCCGATTACCAGTTCTTTAGAACAAGCACCTCATTTAGTATCAAGAGTTATAGAAAAAGAGATCGAAACCCTACTTGTAGCAGAGTTCTCGCCACCGATTGAAGTATATCCGGGGGAAATAGCTGAAGTTCAGATAGGAGCTACGAAGTCTGATGGAGGCTCTAGGCGTAAAGTTGTAAAAATCGGAGGAGCGAAGTCCATGCCATTCTACAGTTTCGAAGCTACGGATCAAAATAAACCAGTTCTAGCCGTGGATGTATTTGATATGCCGATAAAACTTGCAAAATCAGTTAAACAACATTTCAAAGATGTTATGGAAGATCCTGCTGAATGGGCAAAGAAATATGTAGAAGATTTTGATGCAGAGATCGTCTCCCTTAACCTCATAAGCACCGATCCGCTGATAAAGGATACATCTGTAAAAGATGCTGCTAAGACAGTTGAGCAAGTCTTACAAGCAGTAGATGTACCATTAATAATAGGTGGATCTGGAAATAAAGCCAAGGATCCTTTGGTGTTAGAGGCTGCAGCTGAGGTATCGAGTGGTGAGAGATGTATCCTGAATTCTGCGAATGCAGATAACGACTATAAAAAAATAGTTAAAGCAGCCAAGCAATATGGCCATTCTGTTATTGCATTTACGCCAATGGATATCAACAATCAGAAGAAGCTTAACAGATATCTTTTAGATGAGGGCCTCCCAAAGGAACAGATAATTATGGACCCAACGACCGCAGCCCTTGGCTACGGACTTGACTACACTCTTAGTTTGATGGAGAGGATCAAACTTGCTGGACTACTCGGAGATTCTGATCTACAGATGCCTATTGTTGCTCCTACGAGTAATGCTTGGGGTGCTAGAGAGGCTTGGATGAAGTCAGAAGAGTGGGGGCCTAGAGAACTAAGGGGACCTCTTTGGGAGACGATAACAACAATTACGGTTATGATGTCTGGCGGAGACCTATTCATGTCAAGCCACCCTGCTACTCTTAGGGTAGTGAAGAAAATGATGCAAAACCTCTACGGGGAAGTAGAAAGTGAACAGAGAACTCAGGATTGGATAAGCGAAATTCAAGGGTGA
- a CDS encoding acetyl-CoA decarbonylase/synthase complex subunit gamma, with protein sequence MMSKEEKASLLSVYRHLPQTNCGECGAPSCMVFASKLLNREATLEDCSPLMKPKYKEQMARLTEMLAPPVKEVIIGVGENAVKIGGKEVMYRHELTYHNPTAIAIDISDTMEDKKIVDRCNAVESFILVRIGERLKLNMIALRCKSKDPDRFAFVASLIEKSCKLPLILCSFDPNILKVALEKKEIADKRPLLYAATEDNWREMVNLSKHYDCPLTVFAPNNITLLKSMTRTLKATGIHDMVIDLGTYTEGKLLKENINNLVMVRRAAILRRDQDLGYPIMCIPATVWVGEKLDPVTTSYREAYVASLFIDRYSDLLVMHTMDIWSLIPVLTLRQNIYTDPRKPVSVESGLRTIGSPDEESPLLLTTNFALTYYTVINDMESSGIDCYLLVVDTEGLAVEVSVAGGQFTSANVKDLFSSVGIEEKVRHHKLIIPGLAARLKGDIEDATNWEVLVGPRDSSQIKSYLAKNWTAR encoded by the coding sequence ATGATGTCAAAAGAAGAAAAGGCAAGCCTTCTCTCAGTCTATCGTCATCTCCCACAAACGAATTGTGGAGAATGCGGTGCTCCAAGTTGCATGGTCTTTGCATCGAAGCTTTTGAATAGAGAGGCTACTCTGGAAGATTGCTCTCCTTTGATGAAGCCGAAATACAAGGAGCAGATGGCTCGATTGACTGAGATGCTCGCTCCACCAGTAAAAGAGGTAATAATAGGTGTGGGAGAAAATGCGGTGAAAATCGGTGGTAAAGAAGTCATGTACAGACATGAACTTACTTACCATAACCCTACCGCGATAGCTATAGATATCAGTGATACGATGGAAGATAAAAAAATTGTAGATAGATGTAATGCAGTAGAAAGTTTTATTCTAGTCAGGATAGGAGAACGTCTTAAATTAAATATGATAGCTTTAAGATGTAAATCTAAAGATCCCGACAGATTTGCTTTTGTGGCATCCCTTATTGAAAAGAGCTGTAAACTCCCCTTAATTCTATGCTCCTTTGATCCTAACATCTTAAAGGTTGCGTTAGAAAAGAAAGAGATAGCAGATAAAAGACCTCTACTGTATGCTGCCACAGAAGATAACTGGAGAGAAATGGTAAATCTTTCCAAGCATTATGACTGTCCTCTAACTGTATTTGCTCCTAATAATATAACATTGCTCAAATCTATGACTAGAACCTTAAAGGCTACAGGTATTCATGATATGGTGATAGATTTAGGTACCTATACAGAGGGCAAGCTACTTAAAGAGAACATCAATAATCTAGTTATGGTGCGTAGGGCAGCAATCTTAAGGAGAGATCAAGATCTTGGCTACCCAATTATGTGCATTCCAGCAACTGTATGGGTAGGTGAGAAACTAGACCCTGTAACTACTTCTTATAGAGAAGCATATGTTGCTTCATTATTCATAGATAGGTATTCAGATTTACTCGTAATGCATACAATGGATATATGGTCACTTATACCAGTACTTACTTTGAGGCAGAATATCTATACCGATCCAAGAAAGCCTGTTTCAGTGGAGTCAGGCCTTCGCACTATTGGATCACCTGATGAAGAGTCACCTCTATTGCTAACTACTAATTTTGCTCTAACATACTATACAGTAATTAATGATATGGAATCTTCAGGAATCGACTGCTATCTACTTGTTGTGGATACTGAAGGGTTGGCCGTAGAGGTTTCTGTAGCAGGGGGACAGTTTACTTCGGCTAACGTAAAGGATCTATTTTCGTCTGTTGGTATAGAAGAAAAGGTACGTCATCATAAACTTATAATTCCTGGTTTAGCAGCAAGGCTAAAGGGAGATATCGAAGATGCAACCAATTGGGAAGTTCTTGTAGGTCCAAGAGATTCGTCACAGATTAAAAGTTACCTCGCTAAGAATTGGACAGCTAGATAG
- a CDS encoding CooT family nickel-binding protein: MCELKVINKIREKEQKVGEDIIYAKLNGDHILLKDILGSIYKVHGAIIEEVNINSEILKLVSSPLIPKLHQFLIVCNKCESEKSYNKEVESLWKEIKTSGDEFVSLLWKKYGG; the protein is encoded by the coding sequence TTGTGTGAACTAAAGGTTATCAACAAGATACGTGAAAAGGAACAAAAAGTCGGAGAAGATATAATCTACGCAAAACTCAATGGTGATCATATACTACTAAAGGACATTCTTGGAAGTATCTATAAAGTTCACGGAGCAATAATTGAAGAAGTCAATATAAATTCCGAAATTTTGAAGTTGGTAAGCTCGCCTCTCATCCCAAAACTACATCAGTTCTTGATAGTTTGCAACAAATGTGAATCTGAGAAATCATATAATAAAGAAGTAGAATCTCTATGGAAAGAAATCAAGACATCTGGAGATGAATTTGTAAGCCTTCTTTGGAAGAAGTATGGAGGCTAG
- a CDS encoding AAA family ATPase, with translation MKLAIAGKGGVGKTTLAGTLARLFAKDGYKVIAIDADPAMNLASTLGIPKKITSEIVPLSENDSLIEERTGARPGFSGNIFSLTPNVHDIAEKYGVLGPDSTKLIIIGTVKSGGVGCMCPANALLKAFLRHILIAKEDIVIIDMEAGLEPLGRGTVRRVDVIISVVEPRMQSIETTNRILKLAYDIKVKEVLAIGNKVRNEEEKKFLYEMLNQLKIPLIGIIPYDEAIAKSDMLRIAPIDFDSCSPAIKAINNIKESLIKKYA, from the coding sequence ATGAAATTAGCAATAGCGGGAAAGGGAGGAGTTGGTAAGACAACTCTGGCTGGAACCCTTGCAAGACTTTTCGCCAAAGATGGGTATAAGGTTATTGCAATTGATGCGGATCCTGCTATGAACCTTGCTTCTACTTTAGGCATACCCAAAAAGATCACTTCAGAGATCGTTCCTTTATCTGAAAATGACAGTCTGATAGAAGAAAGAACGGGCGCAAGGCCTGGCTTTTCAGGTAATATCTTTAGCCTGACACCAAATGTTCACGACATAGCAGAGAAGTATGGAGTTTTAGGACCAGATAGCACTAAGCTCATAATTATAGGAACAGTAAAGTCTGGGGGAGTCGGCTGTATGTGTCCTGCTAATGCCTTATTAAAGGCTTTTCTAAGGCATATTTTAATTGCTAAGGAAGATATTGTAATTATTGACATGGAGGCTGGGCTAGAACCTTTGGGGAGGGGGACTGTTAGAAGAGTTGATGTTATAATAAGTGTAGTTGAGCCCAGAATGCAATCGATAGAGACGACTAATAGAATTTTAAAACTTGCTTACGACATCAAAGTAAAGGAAGTCCTTGCTATAGGGAACAAGGTGAGGAACGAGGAAGAAAAAAAATTTCTTTATGAGATGTTAAACCAGCTTAAAATCCCCTTAATCGGAATAATTCCTTATGATGAAGCTATAGCTAAGTCTGATATGTTGAGGATAGCTCCTATTGACTTTGATTCCTGTTCACCAGCGATAAAGGCTATAAATAATATAAAGGAAAGTTTGATAAAAAAATACGCTTAA
- a CDS encoding formylmethanofuran dehydrogenase subunit C, producing the protein MVILLKLKIKLERPFDASAIAPDSFTGKSLQEIEKLEIWLGNRRTTLGEIFNVSGETSQNTEDISIEIDGDLSKARRIGKQMTSGRIIMNGNAGLYLGDGMKGGEIHVNGNADSWVGFDMKGGIIEIEGDAGDFVGSSYRGSRNGMSGGTIIIKGNAGSEVGCWMKDGVIRVEGDIGLFAGIHMQGGTILIAGNSSGRLGAEMTKGKVILMGKVPAILPSFIADEIKSKAKVGKEKIAGPFYSFTGDIAEGGSGKLFISAQNNTHLKYKEAYIL; encoded by the coding sequence TTGGTTATCTTATTAAAACTAAAAATCAAGTTGGAAAGACCTTTCGATGCTTCTGCTATTGCCCCCGATTCATTTACAGGAAAATCTTTACAAGAAATAGAAAAGTTGGAGATATGGCTTGGCAACAGGAGGACTACTTTAGGAGAAATATTCAACGTTTCAGGCGAAACTAGCCAAAACACTGAAGACATTTCAATCGAAATAGATGGTGATCTGTCGAAAGCTAGAAGAATAGGAAAGCAGATGACATCTGGTAGGATAATTATGAATGGTAACGCAGGTTTGTATCTTGGTGATGGAATGAAGGGTGGAGAGATTCACGTAAACGGTAATGCTGATTCTTGGGTTGGCTTTGATATGAAGGGAGGTATTATAGAGATCGAGGGCGATGCAGGGGACTTCGTTGGATCGTCGTATAGAGGTTCAAGAAATGGTATGAGTGGCGGCACTATAATAATAAAAGGAAATGCTGGAAGTGAAGTTGGATGTTGGATGAAAGATGGAGTGATAAGAGTTGAAGGCGATATCGGTCTTTTTGCAGGAATTCACATGCAAGGTGGCACGATATTAATTGCTGGTAACTCTTCTGGTAGATTAGGCGCTGAAATGACAAAAGGTAAGGTAATATTGATGGGAAAAGTACCTGCCATCTTACCTAGTTTTATAGCGGATGAAATTAAGTCGAAGGCAAAGGTCGGTAAAGAGAAGATAGCAGGTCCCTTCTACTCCTTTACTGGTGACATCGCAGAAGGTGGTAGTGGAAAACTCTTCATATCTGCTCAGAACAATACTCATCTTAAATATAAGGAGGCATACATCCTCTGA